In the Victivallis sp. Marseille-Q1083 genome, one interval contains:
- a CDS encoding mechanosensitive ion channel family protein — MQTWLEDLQNVLSPYPWAYSTLAAIFLILVAIAVNWLTKCILLRGLHKLLHSRPSANSEDNAVQLAIVSRLANIVPAVVLAVGVVTIPDIHEVLAAVIRNVCSAFIILTSALAAAKLLDWIDIVYRRRPDASNKPIKGYLQLLKIFIFAVALILVVATLINRNPLILLSGLGAMAAVLMLVFQDTLLSVVASMQIGSNDMVRIGDWIEMPSQDADGYVIEIALHTVKVQNWDKTITTLPIRKLITDAFKNWRGMFESGGRRIKRSLYLDQRSVRFLDDAEIKRLEEFVLLDDYLERKRRELAEWNADLEKQGAKPINERRVTNLGTFRAYVEHYLRSNANINQDMMLLVRQLQPGATGLPLEIYCFTSDVRWVEHEKVQADIFDHLLAILPVFDLRVFQQCSDTSGLVLPSPALLNDTRKTD; from the coding sequence ATGCAGACATGGTTGGAGGATTTGCAGAATGTTCTGTCGCCCTATCCCTGGGCTTACAGCACGCTGGCGGCGATTTTTTTGATTCTGGTGGCGATCGCGGTGAACTGGCTTACCAAATGTATTCTGCTGCGCGGTCTGCACAAACTGCTGCATTCGCGCCCTTCGGCCAACAGCGAGGACAACGCAGTGCAGTTGGCGATTGTCTCGCGGCTGGCCAATATCGTACCGGCGGTGGTGCTGGCCGTCGGCGTGGTGACCATTCCTGATATTCACGAAGTGCTGGCGGCGGTGATCCGCAATGTCTGCAGCGCCTTTATCATCCTCACTTCGGCTCTGGCGGCGGCGAAGCTCCTCGATTGGATCGATATCGTTTACCGCCGCCGGCCGGACGCCTCCAACAAACCGATCAAAGGCTATCTGCAGCTCTTGAAGATCTTTATTTTCGCGGTGGCGCTGATTCTGGTCGTCGCGACTTTGATCAACCGTAATCCGTTGATTCTGCTCTCCGGGCTGGGGGCGATGGCCGCGGTGTTGATGCTGGTGTTTCAGGATACCCTTCTGTCGGTGGTGGCCAGTATGCAGATCGGGTCCAACGACATGGTCCGGATCGGCGACTGGATTGAGATGCCGAGCCAGGATGCCGACGGGTACGTCATTGAAATCGCCTTGCATACGGTCAAGGTGCAGAATTGGGACAAAACCATCACGACGCTGCCGATCCGCAAGCTGATCACCGATGCCTTCAAAAACTGGCGCGGCATGTTCGAGTCGGGCGGCCGGCGGATCAAGCGGTCGCTCTATCTGGACCAGCGCAGCGTCCGTTTCCTGGATGACGCCGAGATCAAACGCCTGGAGGAGTTCGTGCTGCTTGACGATTATCTGGAACGCAAGCGGCGGGAGTTGGCGGAATGGAATGCCGATTTGGAGAAACAGGGGGCCAAACCGATCAATGAGCGCCGGGTGACCAACCTCGGAACGTTTCGCGCCTATGTGGAGCATTACTTGCGCAGCAATGCCAACATCAATCAGGATATGATGCTGCTGGTCCGGCAACTGCAGCCCGGCGCGACCGGGTTACCGCTGGAAATTTACTGTTTCACCAGCGATGTGCGCTGGGTGGAGCATGAAAAGGTGCAGGCGGATATTTTCGATCATCTGCTGGCCATTCTGCCGGTGTTCGATTTGCGCGTCTTCCAGCAATGCAGCGATACTTCCGGATTGGTGCTGCCGTCGCCGGCGCTGCTCAACGATACCCGCAAAACGGATTGA
- the folP gene encoding dihydropteroate synthase — translation MIELRLPHGSLVKSGNRPLLMGIVNVTPDSFSDGGCFDGPKRGLDHALALLDDGADLIDIGGESTRPGSAAVPDDEECRRVVPVVEALRRARPGCIISVDTRKAAVAAAALEAGCDIINDVSGLAYAPEIAGLAAASGAGLVLMHSPATPDVMQQPQFLQYGDVVETVKSFLLAAAGQAREAGVPAGRIILDVGIGFGKTLEQNLTLLRRLEEFGSLGYPLLVGHSRKRFIGELLRQSDPRQRDIGTVGISLKLMERNCDILRVHAVKLHREAMTAYAAG, via the coding sequence ATGATTGAGTTGAGGCTTCCTCACGGTTCGCTGGTCAAAAGCGGCAATCGGCCGCTTTTGATGGGAATCGTCAACGTGACGCCGGACTCTTTCAGCGACGGCGGTTGTTTTGACGGTCCGAAACGCGGCCTGGACCATGCGCTGGCGTTGTTGGATGACGGGGCGGATTTGATCGATATCGGCGGGGAATCGACCCGGCCCGGTTCGGCCGCCGTCCCCGACGACGAGGAGTGCCGCCGGGTGGTGCCGGTGGTCGAAGCGTTGCGCCGGGCGCGTCCCGGCTGCATCATCAGCGTGGATACCCGCAAGGCGGCGGTGGCGGCGGCGGCATTGGAAGCCGGTTGCGATATCATCAACGATGTCAGCGGCCTGGCGTATGCGCCGGAAATTGCCGGTTTGGCGGCGGCGTCCGGGGCCGGATTGGTGCTGATGCATTCGCCGGCGACGCCGGATGTCATGCAGCAGCCGCAATTTTTGCAGTACGGCGATGTCGTCGAAACGGTCAAGTCGTTTCTGCTGGCGGCGGCCGGTCAGGCCCGTGAAGCCGGAGTGCCGGCGGGGCGGATCATTCTCGATGTCGGGATTGGTTTCGGTAAAACGCTGGAGCAGAATTTGACGCTGCTGCGGCGTTTGGAGGAGTTCGGAAGTCTGGGGTACCCGCTGCTGGTCGGACATTCGCGAAAACGTTTCATCGGCGAATTGCTGCGGCAGAGCGATCCGCGGCAGCGGGATATCGGAACGGTGGGCATTTCACTGAAACTGATGGAGCGCAACTGCGACATTCTGCGGGTTCATGCCGTGAAACTGCATCGCGAGGCGATGACGGCCTATGCGGCCGGCTGA
- a CDS encoding RNA ligase RtcB family protein, with protein sequence MDISEPFRLFCSDKIWLEGDAVEQFRRIMRFPNLLAGAAFPDLHPGRGVPVGAAFLFEKRIVPALIGGDIGCGMTLWALDLPPRKLKIDRLIRSLTDEPEAKLRQTAGELLRNRESSVPDPRHLLGTIGHGNHFVELLAVDDIRDAVRWKALNLPDNGLLLLVHAGSRGYGETLWTEFAAVHGDGGVEAASPAGRAYLEAHDRLRLWASFNRRLLAAVFLALLGCGGREILDNTHNSITECGPDRWLHRKGAAEVRPGEPVLIAGSRGAHSFLVMPKAAPETHLFSLAHGAGRKWTRQHARARLKARYEHQALLKTGIGSRVVCPDRELLYEEAPEAYKNIDRVIEDLTAFGLIDVVAALRPVLNCKP encoded by the coding sequence TTGGATATTTCCGAACCTTTCCGTCTGTTCTGTTCCGACAAAATCTGGCTCGAAGGCGATGCCGTGGAACAGTTCAGGCGAATCATGCGTTTCCCGAACCTTCTTGCCGGCGCGGCGTTTCCCGATCTTCATCCCGGACGCGGCGTGCCGGTCGGCGCCGCCTTTCTGTTCGAGAAACGGATTGTGCCGGCACTGATCGGCGGCGACATCGGTTGCGGCATGACCCTTTGGGCGCTGGATTTACCACCGCGTAAGCTGAAGATCGACCGCCTGATCCGCTCGTTGACCGACGAGCCGGAGGCGAAATTGCGCCAGACTGCCGGCGAATTGTTGCGAAACCGGGAGTCTTCCGTTCCCGACCCGCGCCATCTGCTGGGGACGATCGGCCATGGCAACCATTTTGTGGAATTGTTGGCTGTCGACGACATCCGCGATGCCGTACGATGGAAAGCACTGAATCTGCCGGACAACGGCTTGCTGCTGCTGGTTCACGCCGGGTCGCGCGGTTACGGTGAGACGTTATGGACGGAATTTGCCGCCGTCCATGGCGACGGCGGCGTGGAAGCCGCTTCGCCGGCCGGCCGGGCTTATCTCGAAGCACATGACCGGCTGCGGCTGTGGGCCTCGTTCAACCGGCGGTTGCTGGCGGCTGTCTTTCTGGCTTTGCTGGGCTGCGGAGGGCGCGAGATTCTGGACAATACGCACAACAGCATCACCGAATGCGGGCCGGACCGGTGGCTTCACCGCAAGGGCGCGGCCGAAGTGCGTCCCGGAGAACCGGTCCTGATTGCCGGTTCGCGGGGCGCGCACAGCTTCCTGGTCATGCCGAAGGCGGCGCCGGAGACCCATCTGTTTTCACTGGCGCACGGCGCCGGCCGCAAATGGACGCGCCAGCACGCCCGGGCCCGGCTCAAGGCCAGATATGAACACCAGGCGCTGCTGAAGACCGGAATCGGTTCCCGGGTGGTCTGTCCGGACCGGGAGCTGCTTTACGAAGAGGCGCCGGAAGCGTATAAGAACATCGACCGGGTGATCGAAGATTTGACGGCATTCGGCCTGATCGACGTTGTCGCCGCCCTGCGTCCGGTGCTGAATTGCAAACCGTGA
- a CDS encoding IS1380 family transposase: MTKCNVSIPVFQGPKSRKIEFNFAGGDISSDGGLLFVKEFDRKLGLTRRAGKLLDSFDIRQPGKVEHSYLSMLRQRVFGLVAGHEDLNDHHELRTDPLIQTVAGRDRQLATPSTLCRFENGIDRRACVDLSRLFVEFFIESFSTPPRELILDFDATDDLTYGMQENRFFHGYYDHYCFLPLYVFCGDQLLVAYLRPSKIDAAKHAWAILSLLVKRFRQKWPKVKIIFRGDSGFCRQKMLNWCDKNEVKYIVGLAKNPRLLELSKDLQVKAEALYNETHEKAKLFTQFEYAAGTWKYPRRVIAKAEFNSPGPNNRFIVTNLDDDGQYLYEKVYCARGEMENRIKEQQLDLFADRTSCHDFAANQFRLLLSSLAYILMERFRALLLTGTQFAEATCGSIRLYLVKIGAIIRRNTRKIYVALSSACPNQELLRLIAAKIIAWE, encoded by the coding sequence ATGACAAAATGTAATGTTTCGATTCCGGTCTTTCAAGGTCCGAAAAGCAGAAAAATTGAATTCAATTTCGCCGGTGGAGATATCAGCAGTGACGGCGGGTTGCTTTTCGTGAAAGAATTCGACCGCAAACTCGGTTTGACCCGGCGCGCCGGTAAACTGCTGGATTCTTTTGATATTCGACAGCCCGGAAAAGTTGAACATTCCTATCTGAGCATGCTTCGTCAACGAGTTTTTGGTTTGGTTGCCGGCCATGAAGATCTCAATGACCATCATGAATTGCGAACTGATCCGCTGATTCAAACTGTTGCCGGTCGTGATCGTCAACTCGCCACTCCAAGCACTTTATGTCGATTCGAAAATGGAATCGATCGTCGTGCTTGCGTAGATTTGAGCCGATTGTTTGTCGAATTCTTTATCGAAAGTTTCTCCACGCCGCCTCGAGAATTGATTCTTGATTTCGATGCTACCGATGACCTCACTTACGGGATGCAGGAAAATCGCTTTTTTCATGGCTATTATGACCACTATTGCTTTTTGCCGTTGTATGTTTTCTGCGGGGATCAATTGCTTGTGGCTTATTTGCGTCCATCAAAAATTGATGCGGCCAAGCATGCTTGGGCGATTCTCTCGCTACTGGTAAAGCGCTTTCGGCAGAAATGGCCGAAGGTTAAGATTATTTTCCGGGGAGACAGTGGCTTTTGCCGGCAGAAAATGCTGAACTGGTGTGATAAGAATGAGGTCAAATATATTGTCGGATTGGCGAAAAATCCACGTTTGCTGGAATTATCAAAAGATCTTCAAGTGAAAGCGGAAGCACTTTACAACGAAACACATGAAAAAGCAAAACTGTTTACTCAGTTCGAATATGCGGCAGGAACTTGGAAATACCCGCGCCGGGTGATTGCCAAAGCGGAATTCAACTCCCCCGGACCGAATAATCGTTTTATCGTCACCAATCTTGATGATGATGGACAATATCTTTATGAAAAAGTCTATTGCGCCCGAGGTGAGATGGAAAACAGGATCAAGGAACAGCAGCTGGATCTTTTCGCTGATCGGACGAGCTGCCATGACTTTGCGGCAAATCAATTCCGGCTTCTGCTTTCAAGTTTGGCTTATATTCTCATGGAACGGTTTCGGGCATTGTTGTTGACAGGAACTCAATTTGCCGAGGCTACCTGCGGCAGCATTCGCTTATACCTGGTGAAAATCGGTGCCATTATTCGGCGGAATACCAGAAAAATTTATGTTGCTCTTTCAAGTGCTTGTCCAAATCAGGAACTCCTCCGCTTGATCGCTGCGAAAATCATCGCTTGGGAATAA
- the cdaA gene encoding diadenylate cyclase CdaA, translating into MSYEEIGNYFNQGWAYLGPALEVFIIFYIIYVTLHYLRGTRGSNVLAGIVVVLLLLTILSDWAKFEVINYLLNGVWSLLAVALIVIFQPELRRAFAQVGSYAFLKRSRKKETITELVAAVLNMSRRRTGAIIVIERKIGMRSIVEDAVKLDIKLNALIIESIFYPNSPLHDGAVIIRNDRIVAARAILPLSRDDNISRTMGTRHRAAIGITEETDAVVVVVSEETGNISIACRGVIHRDITADNLQKRLNDLLILQNKESFADLLNSMEDEEKLEAPAAGTENSDDVQQ; encoded by the coding sequence ATGTCATACGAGGAAATCGGCAATTACTTCAATCAGGGCTGGGCCTATCTGGGGCCGGCGCTGGAAGTATTCATTATTTTTTACATCATCTATGTGACGTTGCATTATCTGCGCGGCACGCGCGGTTCGAATGTGCTGGCCGGCATTGTCGTCGTGCTGCTGCTGCTGACGATTCTTTCCGACTGGGCGAAATTCGAGGTGATCAACTATCTGCTCAACGGAGTCTGGTCGCTGCTGGCGGTGGCGCTGATCGTCATTTTCCAGCCGGAACTGCGGCGGGCTTTCGCCCAGGTCGGCAGTTATGCTTTTTTGAAACGCAGCCGCAAGAAGGAGACGATCACCGAGCTGGTTGCCGCGGTGTTGAATATGTCGCGGCGGCGGACCGGGGCGATTATCGTCATCGAACGGAAGATCGGCATGCGGTCCATTGTCGAGGATGCGGTCAAGCTGGACATCAAACTGAACGCCCTGATCATCGAATCGATCTTTTATCCGAACTCGCCGCTGCACGACGGCGCGGTGATCATCCGGAATGACCGGATCGTGGCGGCCCGGGCGATTCTGCCGTTGTCGCGGGACGATAATATTTCCCGGACGATGGGAACCCGGCACCGGGCGGCGATCGGCATTACCGAGGAGACCGACGCGGTCGTCGTCGTCGTTTCCGAGGAGACCGGCAACATCAGTATCGCCTGCCGCGGCGTCATCCACCGGGACATCACCGCGGACAATTTGCAGAAGCGGTTGAACGATTTGCTGATCCTGCAGAACAAGGAGAGTTTCGCCGATCTGCTCAATTCGATGGAAGACGAGGAAAAGCTGGAGGCGCCCGCCGCCGGTACGGAGAATTCGGACGATGTACAACAGTGA
- the prfH gene encoding peptide chain release factor H, whose product MKRMILQISAGQGPAECRKFVVLLAELIGRDALRCGLTCLSLTEEFGSAAALPSVAFQLEGANLDAFRRAWEGTVQWIWKSTLRPEHSRKNWFVKVSCREGDSAVEFDLAAVKIDTFRASGPGGQHVNRTDSAVRVTHLPTGIVAVAREERSQLRNRQLALARLAERLQALEAVEEAAGKSALRREHLRLERGRPRRIFRGLPPREF is encoded by the coding sequence ATGAAACGGATGATTTTGCAGATCAGTGCCGGTCAGGGGCCGGCGGAATGTCGGAAATTTGTCGTTCTGCTGGCGGAATTGATTGGCCGGGATGCGTTGCGTTGCGGATTGACCTGCCTGAGTTTGACCGAAGAATTCGGATCGGCGGCGGCGTTGCCGTCGGTGGCTTTTCAATTGGAAGGCGCCAACCTCGATGCGTTTCGGCGCGCCTGGGAAGGAACCGTCCAGTGGATCTGGAAAAGCACGCTCCGGCCGGAACATTCCCGCAAAAACTGGTTTGTCAAAGTTTCCTGCCGTGAGGGCGATTCCGCCGTCGAATTCGATCTTGCGGCGGTGAAGATTGATACGTTCCGGGCTTCCGGGCCGGGCGGACAGCATGTCAACCGGACCGATTCCGCCGTGCGGGTAACCCATTTGCCGACCGGAATCGTCGCCGTCGCCAGGGAAGAGCGCTCGCAACTGCGCAACCGGCAGCTGGCGCTCGCCCGCCTGGCGGAACGGCTGCAGGCGCTGGAAGCAGTGGAGGAGGCCGCCGGGAAGTCGGCATTGCGCCGGGAACATCTGCGGTTGGAACGCGGCCGGCC
- a CDS encoding YbbR-like domain-containing protein encodes MYNSDNNRGPWRYVPEIIRRDFIRKVIAFSFALLLYFTIATRIGTEEKISNVPVTLDIPAGLINLDKAPQRVTVTVKGSKKALAEVNVSALKVKAQVLASNYTGVPYVIRLTPDNVKAPFGTSVVGIDPKDIVVNLEPLESRKVPVVARFDSQDYLEKDYSVGQVKFMPGEVWIRGPKSLVDNIDSVSTQPIPLDRRIIDSFEYSTEAVVPEGVNVSPTKISAEVEIVKLFTNRVFKSIPLRVLYPSGSEAKMKVELLTAPSVEVTLNGPKGLIGSLKPEVIRPYIDLNNLSDPGTYTLDVACYLNNAPDCSIVSIYPPKVQVKLTREP; translated from the coding sequence ATGTACAACAGTGACAACAACCGCGGACCCTGGCGCTATGTGCCGGAGATCATTCGGCGGGATTTCATTCGCAAAGTGATCGCCTTTTCCTTTGCGCTGCTGCTTTATTTCACCATTGCCACCCGCATCGGCACGGAGGAAAAGATTTCCAATGTGCCGGTGACGCTGGATATTCCGGCCGGCCTGATCAACTTGGACAAGGCGCCGCAGCGGGTCACGGTGACGGTCAAGGGCAGCAAAAAAGCGTTGGCGGAAGTCAATGTGTCGGCCTTGAAGGTCAAGGCGCAGGTGTTGGCTTCGAACTACACCGGCGTTCCCTATGTCATCCGCCTGACGCCGGACAACGTCAAGGCGCCGTTCGGCACCAGCGTGGTCGGCATCGATCCGAAGGATATCGTCGTCAACCTGGAGCCGCTGGAATCGCGCAAGGTGCCGGTGGTGGCCCGTTTCGATTCCCAGGACTATCTGGAAAAAGATTACTCGGTCGGGCAGGTGAAATTCATGCCGGGAGAAGTTTGGATCCGCGGGCCGAAATCGCTGGTCGACAACATTGACAGCGTGTCGACCCAGCCGATCCCGCTGGACCGGCGGATTATCGACAGTTTTGAATATTCCACCGAAGCGGTGGTGCCGGAGGGGGTCAATGTTTCGCCGACGAAGATTTCGGCCGAGGTGGAAATCGTCAAGCTCTTCACCAACCGGGTGTTCAAGTCGATTCCGCTGCGGGTGCTCTATCCATCCGGCAGTGAAGCGAAGATGAAGGTGGAGTTGCTGACGGCGCCGTCGGTGGAAGTGACGCTGAACGGCCCGAAAGGACTGATCGGCAGTTTGAAGCCGGAGGTGATCCGGCCTTATATCGACCTCAACAATCTCTCCGACCCGGGGACGTATACGCTGGATGTCGCCTGCTATTTGAACAATGCGCCGGATTGCAGCATCGTCAGCATTTATCCGCCGAAAGTACAGGTGAAGTTGACACGGGAACCCTGA